The genomic stretch CTCTCGGCCGCCCTCTGTGCTCTTCACGGTAGGCGGCCTCCAATGCCTGGTGGTCACGGCCGTCCACTCTCGCGCAGGACCAGCCTTCGACCCGGAACCGCTCTTCCACGCCACCAGGCCAGCCCTGGGTCGCCGAGTGGTTGTCGATCAGGACGACGTGCAGCGCTTCGAGCCGAGCCCGCCCGGCGTAGGCGATGGCCTCCGCGTTGGATCCCTCATCGAGTTCCCCGTCACCGATGAGCACCCAGATGCGACCCGCTCGTCCGAGTGCCCGCAAACCCACCGCGGAGCCCACGGCCAGCGGGAGGCCGTGTCCCAGCGATCCGCTGGATATGTCGACGCCAGGAACCTTGATGCGGTCCGGATGATGGCCGAGCATCGAGTGAAAGGCGCCGAACCGATAGAGCTCGGCGGGATCGATGAGCCCCTTGACGGCCAGGATCGCGTAGTAGGCCATCGGCCCGTGTCCCTTGGACAGGTAGAAGCGGTCGCGCTCATTCCCCGCATGAAGGACCCGATCGTAGAGCACCCAGAGGGCATCCGTTGTGGACTCCGCAGCCGCGGCGTGCTTGGCGTCGCCCCGGACAATGGCCATCAGCTCGCGGACCCGCGCGATGCCGTCCAACGCGCGTTCCGGGGTCGCGGTGCCTGCCCCGCTGACTTCACTCGGAGCGGTTGCCTGAGCCGCCATCATGCGCTCCTCGACGTGCAGGGGCGGCTTCCACCACGTCTCCACGCCCGGATCCGTGCCTCTTGTCGCCTGCGGTCGCGGGCGTTCCGAGCGGCTCGCCCTGCTGGCCGGACATGAAAATGCGCTGGGCTCATCTTCTCCCTTCCTTCTGTCCCGTCGCGCTTCTGGTCAAAGCACGCAGGGCCTCGATGCCGTCCAGTCGCTTGCGGTCCCACCTGTCGCGGTTGCCGTCGGCCAGCTCCGGCTCAAGAGCGTGGGCTCCACCGCCGAGGCGGCTCCGCCATGCCGACGCGAGTCGCGATGGCCGCCGTTCACGGAAGTTGATCTCGGCCGCCGCCAGCAGCGCCGAGGCGCCGCAGTGCGGGGTCAGCTCTCCCGTCCTGACCTTCTCCGCGATCAACCAGCGGACGTTCACCAGCGGAATCGTGGCCGGCTCGAAATTCTCCGGGTCGAACATGAGAGCCACCTCGGCGTCGGCGTCGATCTCCCCGGACAGGTACCGCTCGTACACCCAGCCGCTGCCGGTCATGCCGAGCGTCCTGCACTCCACGGCCCTCAGCACGCCCATGGAGGAGGCCCCGTGTACGGGCATTCCCGCCGCCAGCACGGCACGGATCTCGGCGATGCTGACGGCGAAGTTCTGGCCGAACTCCCCGTCGAGCAGCAGGACGGCGGCCGCGTGGCCCGTGTCGCACAAGGCGACGAGGTCGCCACGGCACGCCGGCGGGCGTACGTCGAGCTGGACGCCGCCGGCCTGCGCCTGGTCCCGGAGAGCGTCGATGTCGGCCGGGCGCAAGGATGGGCCGACGAAGACGGTGATGGTCGTCACCGGTTGTCTCCCAGCGATCCGGCGGCGGCCAGTTCCCGTATTCTCGCACTCAGGCGGGGACCGAGCCGCTTCTGGTCCTCGTGATACACCTCCAAGCCCGGAACGATCACCTTCGTCACCGAGAACGGGAAGCCGCCGGGGGCCAGCTCCGTGACCAGGATCGTGCCGATGCCGACGTTGAGCAGGCCGGCCAACGCCAGGTCGAGATCACCGCTGACAGTTCCTGTCGTACGAGACGGGATGTCAGCGAAGTTGATCTCCTCACGGCCCACCGCCCACGCGTGGTACATCTCTTTCAGCCCGTCGTAGGAGGTGTGCCTCCGGTAGGCCTGGCGGTCGAAGTCCTCCCGTGCTCCGGCGATGATGTTGACCCTGGACTGCGCCGCCTCGGTGAGTGCCCGGACCGAGGCGATCTCAGGGTCCAGGTGGCAGCCGACGCCCCCGTTGAAGAGCATCCCGTCCTGGTCGTGGACGTCTTCCGTCGTGACCTGGATCGTGGGCACCCCGATCTCCGTCAGGTAGAGGTACATCTGAACCTCGATGCCCGCCCGTTCGAGCATCGCGAACAACCGGGCCGGCTCGTCGGGCAGCGACTCGGGACGGATTCGGTAGCCCTGGCGGAGCGACTCCCCGAAGGCCGTGCAGTCATGCTCGATCACCTCCAGCAGCCCGTGCAGGAATGCTTCCTGGGCGGTGTTGCCCACGGCGAGGCCGATCGTGTTGGAGCTGAACATGCCGTGTTCACGGGGATAGGGGGTGAAGACGGACAGCGCGGGCACGAGGGTCTTTGTGTCGCTCGCGAGCTCATGGGCAGGCCACCAGCCCATCGGAGCGTCTTCGGCCCACGTGTGGTCCCGGCGGAGGATGAGGCGCCTCGGGTCGAGCACCGGAGTGCCGCTTTCGAGCAGTTCCCGGTAGGAGGCGTTGACCACCGCGTCCTCGTACAACTCGCACCATGTCCGCTCGATCGCCTCCATGATGGCGGAGACGCGGGCGACCTCCCTGGTCGAGCCCTTGCCGCTCGTGACGGTGTTCAGCCCGGGCGCTGCCGCCGGACGCATGCTGTGGTAAACGGGGATGCCCACGGTGTCCAGGTCGGTCACGTCGGCTATCCGGGTGATGCCGCAGCGGTCGAGGCACTCCCGTGCGATGGCCTCCGTCTCCCGAAGGGACCGGGTGCGGAGGGCGGTCGTGGTGACCTGGCCATCCAAGGAAGGTGACGTGATCCAGTAGTCGCGGGAGTCCCGGCTCGCCGCGGTCCGGCTGCCCGCGGTCATGCTCGCCGTCGTCACTGTGGCTCCTTCAACGTCTCGGCACAGGCGTTACGGACCCAGCGGAACCAGGCCAGCACATTCCCGGTCCGCCTGATGGAGTGACCCTCATCGGGCATGATCATGAGCCGGGCGTCAACGCCGCCTGCCGTGAGCTCGCGGTGGATGCCGAGCGCCTCGTAGACGGGCACGTGCCCGTCCCGGACGCCGTGGGACAGCAGCACTCTCGTACTCCTGCCGACTCCGGACAGGCCGGCGGTGGCCCGGGCGTAGGCCGGGTCGCCAGGCGGGCCGTACTCGCGGAGCCAGTGCCAGTGCAGGTCGCAGGTACGGGCGACGGCGGCGCTGTCGACCCACCCGGCGTGACTGGCGACCAGCCTGACCTCCGGCATCATCGTGGCCAGCGCGATGGACAGCCACCCGCCGAGGCTGGCGCCCATCACGGCGACCCTGGTCCCGTCCAGCACGGGGTCGGCGGCGATGACGCCCCGCACCTGCTGGACGGCTACCCGCGCGATCTCGGTGAGCCACTGGCCCCAGCCACGGCTCACCGCGTCACGGCCGTAGCCGGCGGACATCGGCGGGTCGATCATCAGCACCGCATAGCCCTCGGCCACCCACGGCCACGGGTTCCACCGCCACGACC from Nonomuraea polychroma encodes the following:
- a CDS encoding transketolase, with product MAIVRGDAKHAAAAESTTDALWVLYDRVLHAGNERDRFYLSKGHGPMAYYAILAVKGLIDPAELYRFGAFHSMLGHHPDRIKVPGVDISSGSLGHGLPLAVGSAVGLRALGRAGRIWVLIGDGELDEGSNAEAIAYAGRARLEALHVVLIDNHSATQGWPGGVEERFRVEGWSCARVDGRDHQALEAAYREEHRGRPRVVVADVGAAGSREVRP
- a CDS encoding TfuA-like protein, with translation MTTITVFVGPSLRPADIDALRDQAQAGGVQLDVRPPACRGDLVALCDTGHAAAVLLLDGEFGQNFAVSIAEIRAVLAAGMPVHGASSMGVLRAVECRTLGMTGSGWVYERYLSGEIDADAEVALMFDPENFEPATIPLVNVRWLIAEKVRTGELTPHCGASALLAAAEINFRERRPSRLASAWRSRLGGGAHALEPELADGNRDRWDRKRLDGIEALRALTRSATGQKEGRR
- a CDS encoding YcaO-like family protein, whose translation is MTTASMTAGSRTAASRDSRDYWITSPSLDGQVTTTALRTRSLRETEAIARECLDRCGITRIADVTDLDTVGIPVYHSMRPAAAPGLNTVTSGKGSTREVARVSAIMEAIERTWCELYEDAVVNASYRELLESGTPVLDPRRLILRRDHTWAEDAPMGWWPAHELASDTKTLVPALSVFTPYPREHGMFSSNTIGLAVGNTAQEAFLHGLLEVIEHDCTAFGESLRQGYRIRPESLPDEPARLFAMLERAGIEVQMYLYLTEIGVPTIQVTTEDVHDQDGMLFNGGVGCHLDPEIASVRALTEAAQSRVNIIAGAREDFDRQAYRRHTSYDGLKEMYHAWAVGREEINFADIPSRTTGTVSGDLDLALAGLLNVGIGTILVTELAPGGFPFSVTKVIVPGLEVYHEDQKRLGPRLSARIRELAAAGSLGDNR